TGCGTGCCGCGATTCTTTTCCGCACACTCCCTGATAATCTGGTGTGTCTCGGCTCTCAGCGGCCCCCAATCCTTCCCCTCACCCATGGATTTCAGCGGCACATACGCATCGTCCTCGTAAGTGAAGAAAAGCACTATCTTCCCGGTTTGAGGAAGGCCGAGCTTCTCCCTGCTCATCCACCGCTCCGGATGGAAAAAGAAATCGGAACGCGGTTGGCCTATAACCGATATCGCGCTGTTATCAACGCCGATCTGGCTCCAGAAATTACGCTGTCTTTCACTCCAGACCAGAAGGTAATCGGAAATGAACGGATAGTTCTTTTTTATTATCGGTATCCACTCCTTGAAATAATAGGGGGCGATCACACCCTCCTTGTCAATTACAATGACCGGTATCCCCTTTTCGCGATGGATATGAACAGCTTCTCTTATCCAGAAAAAGCTGTCCGAGGGGAGGATGAGCGCCTTGTGCCGGAAAAACGATTTTAGGAGAACAACTATCACCATAATGAATTTTCGATATCTTTGCCTCGCCTCTTCGAATTCCGGAGCGTCATACGGGATAAGCGCGTCCCTGAAACGCTGATCCTTGAAAAAGATGTTGGCAAATCCGAAGATGTAATTGTGTTTCAGCGAAACTATCCCCAACTCGTTCCCTGAAAGCCTCATAGCTTCTATATCTTGCTCGTAATGATGATTAACCGCGATAACCCTATCCTTATGCGGCATGGCAAGGGATTCAAAAAACTTCAAGAAAAGATAAATAAGGAATATCACCCCTCTGACAAATATCTCAATAATGGGGAAAAGGGAAAATATCTCCTTCAGCCGCTTTTTCCACCATGTCATCTGCTGAACTTCTCAATCACTGCAACACCGCTGAGCATGTCGGAAGGGCAACAGATTGGTATTCACCCTATCAGGTCCCAGCCCAGGGGTGTTCCTATCTGAATATCTTTAGAAGCTCTCTTTCCCAGAACTGTCTCAAAATACTTTGGGGCAAGCCCCAGACCCGGCCTGATGAGCTTTATATTTTTTTCCGTGAACGGCTCCCCCGCTTTTATGTCGGCGCTCACATATATCGACCTTCTGAAAACAGCGGAGGCTTTCTCCTTCTCCGTCATGCCGTAAAAGATCTTACCGAGCGAATGGAATGCCCGCTCGCTCTCCTCAACAAGGCTCTTCAGTTCGGCAGGCTCTATCGAGAAAGCGGAATCTACACCGCCGTCGCTTCTCGAAAGGGTGAAATGTTTTTCGATCATTGCCGATCCAAGCGCGACAGAGGCCACAGCCGCCCCTATCCCTGCTGTATGGTCGGACAGTCCAACTGGAAGATTGAAAAGCTCCCTCATGTGCGGAATTGTAAGGAGGTTAGTGTTTTCCGGGGTAGACGGGTACGTGCTTGTGCATTTCAGGAGAACAACGTCTTCGCACCCGGATTCCCTCGCGGTTCTGACCGTCTCGTCCAGCTCGGCGATACTCGCCATGCCTGTGGAGATGATCATCGGCTTGCCGGTCTTAGCAACCTTCCTTATGAGGGGGAGATCGATATTTTCAAATGAAGCTATCTTGTAGCAAGGGACATTCAGCCCTTCGAGAAAATCAACAGAGGTGGGATCGAATGGCGTGCTGAAAGGTATCATGCCTAGCTCCCTGCACCTTTTGAATATCGGCTCGTGCCATTCCCAAGGCGTATAAGCCTGCTGGTAGAGTTTATATAGCGATGTCCCCTCCCAGAGACTGTTCGAGTCGTTTATAAAGAATTCATCCCTCGCGAGGTCGAGAGTCATCGTGTCTGCCGTGTATGTTTGAAGCTTCATCGCGTGCGCCCCGGCCTTTGCCGCCGCCTCGACGATTTCGAGTGCGCGTTCAAGCGACTGGTTGTGATTCCCCGACATCTCCGCCGCGATAAAGGGTGGATGCCCCGCACCCAGAGAATGTTTTCCTATGCTTACAACTCTGTTCTTAGCCATTTAAAACCACCGAGAAACGGAGGCATTTGCCCCCCTTGAATTGGACATACCCGTCATTTATAAAACCGGCCCTCTCGAAAATTTTAATTGAAGCTTCATTATCATCCTTGACATGGGCGACCAGCTTTTCTCCCGGCCACTCGGTCTTGCAATATTCTACTCCTATTTGGATTATTTCGGTGCCGACACCTCGTCCGCGGTATTCGGGGGCGACGGTAAAATGAATTTCAATTCCAGCTTCCCCCTTTTCAAACCTGGCAAGCCCGGCTGGGGCTTCATCGTCATAAAAGAGAAGGAGCCTCGCCGAGGCATCGTGCAATTTGCCGTTAAACCATCTTACATGGTCATCGTATTCTATTGCCACGCTGTTGAAAGAAGAACGGCGCACAACAGGGTCGTTGGCCCATTCGAAGAGAAGCCTGCAATCCCCCTCTTTCGCCTTGCGGAAATCCAATTCCATTTTCACCATATATTCAAACAGGTTTTTATACTAACACATGGAAGCGGTACGCGGCCCCCGGCGCTCATCTCACCTTGAACAGGGGGCGTATCGGTTCGGCCTTCAGCATCTTAGCAATTTTCCCGGTTTTCAGACCGTCGGATATTTTTTTCATCGCGCTGACGTACGCGTCAAGCGCTTTTGCCACATCTTCACTGGAGTGCGCGTAGCTCATATTGTTGCTCCCGATGGTGAGAATCCCCTTTTCAAACATCTCCTGAAGGAAAAGCGATTTCACCGTCCATGAATCGCATACTTCCGTATCGGAGAACTGCAAAAGCGACCAGCATGGCTTCCCCTTGATCGATATCACCTTTTCAAGACCGTTTTCCCCTATCAACCGGCTTACGCCGTCGAATATCTCGCTCCCCCTCTTGTGGAGAGTTTCAATCACAGGCTCCCGCTTCATCTTTTTTATGACCGCAAGAGCGGCCGCTATCGAAAGGGCTTCTCCTCCGAACGTGAACGAGAAAAAAATATTCGCCATCTCCTTCATATATTCGGCACGCCCAACCACCGCCGAAACGGGAAAACCGTTCGCCATGCTCTTCCCGAATGTTGCAAGGTCCGGTGTCACGCCGTAAAGCGTCTGCGCGCCGCCGAGATGGAACCGGAACCCGGTTATTATCTCATCCAGAATAAAGAGTGCGCCGTTCCTGTGCGCGAGATCCTTGACCTTCTGCAGAAAGCCGTCCTTCGGCTCCTCGACGTTCATCGGCTCCATTATCACAGCCGCATAGCCGTGAGAATTTTCGCTGAAAAGTTTTTCGAGCGATTCGATGTTGTTGTATGTGAACGTGTGAGTAAGCGACCTTACCCCTTTTGGAACGCCGCCGTTCATCGACGTTGAACCTATATACCAGTCCTGCCAGCCGTGATACCCGCAAACCGCGACATGCTCCTTCCCGGTCACATGGCGGGCAAGGCGTATCGCCCCCGCAGTAACGTCTGAACCGTTTTTCCCGAAGCGTACCATTTCGGCGCACGGAATTATGTCAACAAGAGTCTCCGCCAGTTCGATCTCCAGCTCAGTGGCAAGCGAAAAGCTTACACCCTTGCCGAGCTGTTCCTTCACCGCGTTGTCCACGTCCGGATCGCAATAACCTAGAAGGACAGGCAGAAGGCCGTTCACGAAATCCAGATACTCGTTGCCGTCGACATCCCATACGCGGCTCCCTTTTCCGTGCGACAGGAAAAGCGGGGAGGAACCGGGAGCGAACTGCACCTTGCTCTTGCTGAAGGTCTGGGAACCAAGCGGGATCGTTTTCAACGCTCTCTTGAGCATTTCGTCGGATTTGTCGTAGCGTCCCATCTGTTAAATCATTCCATTAATCAATGCCGGTTTTCAAGTCAAACTTGTCGGCATTTTTCGACTTTGCCAAACCCTCGTTGCGCCCTATCCCGGCGTTAATTTCGGCAAGTTCCGGCTTTTTCCGAAGGAGGCCAAGTACATCACCCAGGCCAAAGGACGGATTTCCCGGATAAAGCTCCCGGTACACACGCGTGACAAATTCCAGATCTGCCTGCTCGTCCAGGGTCCATCGCATGGATGAAATATCCTCCCCTCTTTTAAGGCTCCCTATCCTGAACCTATCGCGATTCGAAAGTATGTATTGCGTCACATGTTCCCTATGCGATGGGAGTTTCGCCTCGTTGAACGATTTCTCCAGCGATGCGAAACTCATGACCTCCACATCCTCTCCATCCGGCCAAGTCGGTTCTACAACATTGGATGCGTAATCATAGCCGCCGTCAATATAAAATGTAATGACCTCATCTATGATTACCGGGTCTATTAGGGGACAATCCCCGGTCAAGCGGACCACATGCGCGCAGTTCGCTGAAACTGCCGCATGGTAATACCTCGCCAGCACATCTTCAAGGCTTCCCCGGTAACAATCTATCCCCAATTTATTGGCAATCCCCGCAATCGGATCGTCGGTTTTATCCTCGCTTGTGGCGATCACTATCCTGTCTATCTTTGCCGCTCGGAGCACCCTCTCAACCATATGTGCGAGGATGGGTTTGCCTAAAACCTCCTTCAGCACCTTTCCGGGGAGCCTTGTAGAAGAAACACGCGCCTGAATTATCCCGGCTATCACTCAAGCCTCCACATCGACGGATTTACAAAAGCCGGGTCGTTGATCGCGAATTTTCCAAGACCCATGACGAATTCATCCGAAAAATCCTTTCCAAAGGACTCCTGATTATTTTGCAGTTGAGCCGAATCGTTGATACCGATAATGGCGCATTCTATCTCTCTTATCCCCTTGATGAATGCGAACGCGCCATCCATAGGTGACATGCCGAACGAAGCGCAGTACTCCCTGAAACTTGTCAGCTTCTCCCGCACGGGATTGAAATAAGCGTTCAACTCCGCGGGCTCGATGAACAGGAGCCCCTGCAGAAATATCGACCTCGCGTGTATCTCCACGCCGCTCGCCGCCAGATCCGATATTGCGCCGGTATCACGCATTCTGCAGTCAAAAACGCTGAAAGGGATTTGTACGATATCAAATCCTAACTGTTCGTTCGCCGACAATATTTCCTCAGGATTGTAGGCCGAGGCGCCTATCTTTTCCACAAGCCCCTCTCCTTTCAATCCCTCCATCGCTTCCCAAAGGCTTGCTCCACCCGGCTGAAAAAATTCATTCGCATGGTGAAAAAGAAGGCCATAAATTTTCCCCTGCTTCATCTTTTCAAGCGAACGATAGAAATCCGATTTCAGCTTTTCTGCCGACTGGCCGAAAGAGACAGGCTGTGTCTTGGTGATTATCCGGAAAGAGTGTTTTTTCGGCAGAGCGCTCCCCAGGGCCTCTTCGCTCTCCCCGTATGCGCTTGCTGTATCTATGAAATCGATCCCGCTTTTCGCCGCAATTTCAAGAATTGATTTTACTTCCGGGAGAGGCGTCTTCCCTTGCCTGTTGGATATCCCGTAATCGAATCCGAACTGGGCGGTTCCGATGCCAAGCTTCAAGCAACAGCCTCGCGCAAAGACTCGACGACTTGTTCAAAATCGTTATCCGTCATCGAAGGGTAGAGCGGAATGGTTAACGCTTCCTCATAATATTTTTCCGCGTTTGGGAAATCCCCTTTTTTAAAACCCATTTTTCTGTACAGCGGTTGCAGGTGAATCGGTATGTAGTGGACATTCGCGAGAACGCCTCTCTCAATTAAAGCATCGTAAACCTCTCTTCGCGTTTTGCCGCACTTCTCAAGATCAAGCCGTATGACATAGAGGTGGTATGCGGAATAAGCGTCGTCGCTTTTATCCAAGTGTGAAAGCGGCAAGCCCTGCAATTCCTTGTCGTACCTTGAAGCCAGCTCGTTGCGTCTTGCAACAAACTGGTCGATTCGCGAAAGCTGGCTTAGACCAAGGGCGCACTGAAAATCTGTGATACGGCAGTTCATCCCCAGCTCCACCATTTCGTAATACCATCCACCTTCGGAGGCCCCTTCCATAAATGCTTCATCTCTTGTGATTCCATGCGTCCTCAACCTTAGGAGACGCTTGTAGATTTCCGCGTCGTTGGTGCAGATCATCCCCCCCTCGCCTGTGGTTATTATCTTTACCGGATGAAAGCTGAAAACCGCCATGGAGGAATAGCCGCAGGAACCAACCTTCTCCCCCTTGTAGGTTCCGCCGGACGCGTGGCACGCGTCCTCTATGACCGTAAATCCGTACTCCTTCGATAGGGCACCGACCTTCTCCATATCACACGACTGACCGGCAAAATGAACCGGGATGATGACCTTCGGCAACTTGCCGTTATTTTTCGCTGTTTTCAGCTTTTCCTCGAGCATGGAGACGCTCATGTTCGCCGTGCCGGGTTCAATGTCGACAAAATCCACATCGGCTCCGCAATAAAGTCCCGCGTTAGCCGACGCCACAAAACTTATCGGCGACGTCCAGAGGATATCCCCATGACCAAGTCCGGCGCAGATCGATGCCAGATGTAGTGCGACAGTTCCGTTTGATAAAGCTACGGCGTATTTTGCGCCGACATAGCGCGCGAACTCTTCCTCGAATTTTCCTATCAGAGGGCCTTGGGTGAGCCAATCCCCCTCAAGAACTTTTGTGACTGCTTGAATGTCCTCCCGGGAAATCTGCTGACGCCCATAAGGAACACGTTTCATGCGTTGTCTATCATTTCCTTTATCTGTTCTGCGGTAAGCCAGACGGTATTGGAGTCGGAACTGTATTCGAAACCATCCTTGACCGCTTTCCCCTTGGATACATCAAACCGCCTGGCGAAAAAATCAAATTCCGGCGCGAGGAGATAATGATCGTCGAACTCCAAGGTCCTCCTTGAATCCTCCGCGGGTATCATCACCTCGTGAAGCTTCTCGCCGGGACGTATGCCGATTATTTCCGTTTTGCATTCCGGGGCCACGGCCTTCGCCAGATCCATTATATTCATGCTGGGAAGCTTCGGTATGAAGAGCTCGCCTCCAACCATTCTCTCCAGGCTCTGCAGGACAAAATCTACCGACTGTTCCAACGTGATCCAGAACCTCGTCATACGGGTGTCGGTAATCGGAAGCACCCCTTTTGCTCTCTCCTTTTTGAAAAACGGGATAACGCTCCCCCTGCTCCCGACGACGTTCCCGTATCGCACAACGCTGAACGTCGCGTGCTCTTCTCCGACATAGACATTTCCCGCAATGAAGAGCTTGTCCGAACAGAGCTTTGTGGCGCCGTAAAGGTTTATCGGGTTGGCCGCCTTATCCGTGCTGAGCGCTATAACCTTTGAAACTTTCTTGTCGATGGCCGCGTTGATGATATTCTGGGCCCCAATGATATTGGTCTTCACGGCTTCAAAGGGATTGTACTCCGCGGCGGGAACCTGCTTCAGCGCGGCGGCATGGATAACATAGTCCACCTGGTGAAAGGCTCTGTGCAGTCTCTCCGCGTCCCTGACATCGCCAAGAAAATATCTTATAGGGGAATCCTTTGAATCCGGAAACTTCTGAGCCATCTCGAACTGCTTTAGCTCGTCGCGGCTGAAGATTATAAGTTTGCGCGGCTTATATCTAGATAGAATTACCTCAGTGCATTTTTTGCCGAATGAACCGGTGCCTCCGGTAATAAGAATCGATTTCCCGTTCAACATTCTTTTCTCCTAATATCCAAAAACCAAGTATGCGTATTCCCTTCGTATGCAAGGCAAAGGAATCAGGCGGCTTTTTCGCTTTCCGCCGCGCCGGGGGTCGTTTTCCGATACCCCTCCGCTAGTCCCATTAAAAATGCAAGCTGAATCCAAACGACAGCGGCTCCAAAGTTATACTCGAAAATCCCTCCTATTGCGATACAGAAGTAGCAACCCACGAGGCCGATGTATAGAGCCCCAAGGAGGGAATCGCGCTTCTCTTCCGCCTTGAATCCCCTGAAATATTTCCTTATGAAATAAAACAGCATCCAGACTATCAAACCTAATCCTAATACTCCCCCCTCAACCAGCTCCTCAAGGTATAGGCTGTGCGCATGTGCCGTGTTTGAAATAAGACCCTGCTGGTAAAAAGGGGTGAGGTAATAGGTAAATTGCTCATACCCGACGCCGAACACCGGATGCTCCTTGAAAGTATCCCATGCGATCTTCCAATACCTGAATCTGAGCCCCGGATCATCAGAGTCTGCAACCTTTATCAGCCGCTCAAGGAAACTAGGGAACAAAATGCCATACAGGAGAAAAAATGCGGGGATGCCGGCAATGCCGGCATAGAACACCTTTCTCGACTTGTAGAAACAGACTATAACGACAGCGACTGAAACTCCTATGAAGTAGCTTCTAGAGCCTGACAAGGCAAGACCCGTGACTAAAAACGGGAGATACCACGCGTACCTTTTGTTGTAAAACAGTGCCAATCCCACGCATGCCATTATTACGAGCGAAATGAATCCCCC
This Nitrospinota bacterium DNA region includes the following protein-coding sequences:
- a CDS encoding CDP-glycerol glycerophosphotransferase family protein; this encodes MTWWKKRLKEIFSLFPIIEIFVRGVIFLIYLFLKFFESLAMPHKDRVIAVNHHYEQDIEAMRLSGNELGIVSLKHNYIFGFANIFFKDQRFRDALIPYDAPEFEEARQRYRKFIMVIVVLLKSFFRHKALILPSDSFFWIREAVHIHREKGIPVIVIDKEGVIAPYYFKEWIPIIKKNYPFISDYLLVWSERQRNFWSQIGVDNSAISVIGQPRSDFFFHPERWMSREKLGLPQTGKIVLFFTYEDDAYVPLKSMGEGKDWGPLRAETHQIIRECAEKNRGTHFIIKCHPQQRDVSKVFKEFKGVKNAVVMTGSQSSNHLIVNSDLVICFQTTAFLDTHLTRKPIIYPAWGELFDELKDEGMLPFHRSKGATICGKPSEFKKALESVAESGFEEIESEKILKARREFVDGWFHSPNGETGRRMMDTVAGIIEGKYIKGLPPSLG
- the pseI gene encoding pseudaminic acid synthase → MAKNRVVSIGKHSLGAGHPPFIAAEMSGNHNQSLERALEIVEAAAKAGAHAMKLQTYTADTMTLDLARDEFFINDSNSLWEGTSLYKLYQQAYTPWEWHEPIFKRCRELGMIPFSTPFDPTSVDFLEGLNVPCYKIASFENIDLPLIRKVAKTGKPMIISTGMASIAELDETVRTARESGCEDVVLLKCTSTYPSTPENTNLLTIPHMRELFNLPVGLSDHTAGIGAAVASVALGSAMIEKHFTLSRSDGGVDSAFSIEPAELKSLVEESERAFHSLGKIFYGMTEKEKASAVFRRSIYVSADIKAGEPFTEKNIKLIRPGLGLAPKYFETVLGKRASKDIQIGTPLGWDLIG
- a CDS encoding GNAT family N-acetyltransferase; translated protein: MELDFRKAKEGDCRLLFEWANDPVVRRSSFNSVAIEYDDHVRWFNGKLHDASARLLLFYDDEAPAGLARFEKGEAGIEIHFTVAPEYRGRGVGTEIIQIGVEYCKTEWPGEKLVAHVKDDNEASIKIFERAGFINDGYVQFKGGKCLRFSVVLNG
- a CDS encoding aminotransferase class III-fold pyridoxal phosphate-dependent enzyme; the encoded protein is MGRYDKSDEMLKRALKTIPLGSQTFSKSKVQFAPGSSPLFLSHGKGSRVWDVDGNEYLDFVNGLLPVLLGYCDPDVDNAVKEQLGKGVSFSLATELEIELAETLVDIIPCAEMVRFGKNGSDVTAGAIRLARHVTGKEHVAVCGYHGWQDWYIGSTSMNGGVPKGVRSLTHTFTYNNIESLEKLFSENSHGYAAVIMEPMNVEEPKDGFLQKVKDLAHRNGALFILDEIITGFRFHLGGAQTLYGVTPDLATFGKSMANGFPVSAVVGRAEYMKEMANIFFSFTFGGEALSIAAALAVIKKMKREPVIETLHKRGSEIFDGVSRLIGENGLEKVISIKGKPCWSLLQFSDTEVCDSWTVKSLFLQEMFEKGILTIGSNNMSYAHSSEDVAKALDAYVSAMKKISDGLKTGKIAKMLKAEPIRPLFKVR
- a CDS encoding glycosyltransferase family protein, yielding MIAGIIQARVSSTRLPGKVLKEVLGKPILAHMVERVLRAAKIDRIVIATSEDKTDDPIAGIANKLGIDCYRGSLEDVLARYYHAAVSANCAHVVRLTGDCPLIDPVIIDEVITFYIDGGYDYASNVVEPTWPDGEDVEVMSFASLEKSFNEAKLPSHREHVTQYILSNRDRFRIGSLKRGEDISSMRWTLDEQADLEFVTRVYRELYPGNPSFGLGDVLGLLRKKPELAEINAGIGRNEGLAKSKNADKFDLKTGID
- a CDS encoding aldo/keto reductase yields the protein MKLGIGTAQFGFDYGISNRQGKTPLPEVKSILEIAAKSGIDFIDTASAYGESEEALGSALPKKHSFRIITKTQPVSFGQSAEKLKSDFYRSLEKMKQGKIYGLLFHHANEFFQPGGASLWEAMEGLKGEGLVEKIGASAYNPEEILSANEQLGFDIVQIPFSVFDCRMRDTGAISDLAASGVEIHARSIFLQGLLFIEPAELNAYFNPVREKLTSFREYCASFGMSPMDGAFAFIKGIREIECAIIGINDSAQLQNNQESFGKDFSDEFVMGLGKFAINDPAFVNPSMWRLE
- the pseC gene encoding UDP-4-amino-4,6-dideoxy-N-acetyl-beta-L-altrosamine transaminase, whose translation is MKRVPYGRQQISREDIQAVTKVLEGDWLTQGPLIGKFEEEFARYVGAKYAVALSNGTVALHLASICAGLGHGDILWTSPISFVASANAGLYCGADVDFVDIEPGTANMSVSMLEEKLKTAKNNGKLPKVIIPVHFAGQSCDMEKVGALSKEYGFTVIEDACHASGGTYKGEKVGSCGYSSMAVFSFHPVKIITTGEGGMICTNDAEIYKRLLRLRTHGITRDEAFMEGASEGGWYYEMVELGMNCRITDFQCALGLSQLSRIDQFVARRNELASRYDKELQGLPLSHLDKSDDAYSAYHLYVIRLDLEKCGKTRREVYDALIERGVLANVHYIPIHLQPLYRKMGFKKGDFPNAEKYYEEALTIPLYPSMTDNDFEQVVESLREAVA
- the pseB gene encoding UDP-N-acetylglucosamine 4,6-dehydratase (inverting); this translates as MLNGKSILITGGTGSFGKKCTEVILSRYKPRKLIIFSRDELKQFEMAQKFPDSKDSPIRYFLGDVRDAERLHRAFHQVDYVIHAAALKQVPAAEYNPFEAVKTNIIGAQNIINAAIDKKVSKVIALSTDKAANPINLYGATKLCSDKLFIAGNVYVGEEHATFSVVRYGNVVGSRGSVIPFFKKERAKGVLPITDTRMTRFWITLEQSVDFVLQSLERMVGGELFIPKLPSMNIMDLAKAVAPECKTEIIGIRPGEKLHEVMIPAEDSRRTLEFDDHYLLAPEFDFFARRFDVSKGKAVKDGFEYSSDSNTVWLTAEQIKEMIDNA
- a CDS encoding O-antigen ligase family protein, translated to MAGNGSLSRDFNGAMVYLLYMGAFFSCISIAGSNGVIIIMTIFFLIDSYRQKSWRINPKDFSIFAIIYGWKGVTTLANGAFKSFVEIRELWDKFPYFLIGRYKFDDKVVNTTFHTMFGTNAFLIVYSLFQKYAGFPIIYSDLYTDDFRLIGYFGHPLHYGGFISLVIMACVGLALFYNKRYAWYLPFLVTGLALSGSRSYFIGVSVAVVIVCFYKSRKVFYAGIAGIPAFFLLYGILFPSFLERLIKVADSDDPGLRFRYWKIAWDTFKEHPVFGVGYEQFTYYLTPFYQQGLISNTAHAHSLYLEELVEGGVLGLGLIVWMLFYFIRKYFRGFKAEEKRDSLLGALYIGLVGCYFCIAIGGIFEYNFGAAVVWIQLAFLMGLAEGYRKTTPGAAESEKAA